The Maridesulfovibrio frigidus DSM 17176 genome has a segment encoding these proteins:
- a CDS encoding class I SAM-dependent methyltransferase — MAWDGIDAEKFDKWFRTPEGRFALEQEVNLMDHMISGWPRRKRKLLEVGCGTGIFLEHLYRSGFDVTGVDHSSIMLDAAIERLGKRAALYQCNGEILPFDDNEFDFTVLWTVLEFCNDPEALIAEASRVSAGGVLVGFLNRHSIYFFTHGRMWPWASANTLREAHWFSPSEMKGALYGGTGYRPSMTRSVLPGPMWSWKNKLPWKFLNGMIYPPYVGAFTACRVDFCNKIPLNPLHAWKSAPAGMSAAKRKALKTECYRGASKTECR, encoded by the coding sequence ATGGCTTGGGATGGAATCGACGCGGAAAAATTTGATAAGTGGTTCAGAACTCCTGAAGGACGCTTTGCTCTTGAGCAGGAAGTGAATCTGATGGATCATATGATTTCAGGCTGGCCCAGACGCAAAAGAAAGCTGCTTGAAGTTGGCTGTGGAACAGGTATTTTTTTAGAACATTTATATCGCAGTGGTTTTGATGTGACTGGTGTTGATCACTCATCTATAATGCTTGATGCTGCAATTGAAAGGCTTGGAAAAAGAGCAGCTCTTTACCAGTGCAACGGAGAAATTCTCCCTTTTGATGATAACGAATTTGATTTTACCGTTCTTTGGACCGTTCTCGAATTCTGTAATGATCCTGAAGCCCTTATTGCCGAGGCCTCGCGTGTCTCTGCCGGAGGGGTTTTGGTTGGGTTTCTCAATAGACATTCCATATATTTCTTTACACATGGTCGAATGTGGCCGTGGGCTTCTGCGAATACTCTGCGTGAAGCTCATTGGTTTTCTCCTTCTGAAATGAAGGGCGCTCTTTATGGCGGGACAGGTTATAGACCTTCAATGACAAGGTCCGTCTTGCCCGGCCCTATGTGGAGCTGGAAAAATAAGCTTCCGTGGAAGTTTTTGAACGGTATGATCTATCCTCCTTATGTCGGAGCATTTACCGCTTGTAGAGTCGATTTTTGCAACAAAATTCCTCTTAACCCGCTTCACGCTTGGAAATCTGCGCCAGCGGGAATGTCTGCTGCAAAGAGAAAGGCATTGAAGACGGAATGTTATAGAGGGGCAAGTAAAACAGAGTGCCGCTAG
- a CDS encoding peroxiredoxin — protein sequence MSCTHEHSDDFIPEAIIGEKVETFVMEAFDPEDCGFCEVDFEKIQKAGKWTVLFFYPADFTFVCPTELADLASKHAALEKLGCEVISVSTDTKFVHLAWKTDERLLQDVKFKMAADPTGEVSDFFGVYDPATGLALRGTFIINPDGVLVSSEVNFYNVGRNADELLRKVEANVYLKDHPAEACPAKWTPGDKTLTPSEKLVGKVYEELNGK from the coding sequence ATGAGCTGTACACACGAGCATTCCGATGATTTCATTCCAGAAGCAATAATTGGCGAAAAAGTCGAAACATTTGTTATGGAAGCATTCGATCCTGAGGATTGCGGCTTTTGTGAAGTAGATTTTGAGAAAATTCAGAAAGCAGGAAAATGGACCGTTCTTTTCTTTTACCCTGCTGATTTCACATTTGTCTGCCCGACTGAGCTTGCTGACCTTGCTTCTAAGCATGCAGCACTTGAAAAACTCGGTTGTGAAGTTATTTCTGTTTCTACGGATACTAAATTTGTTCACCTTGCATGGAAAACAGACGAAAGATTGCTTCAGGATGTAAAATTCAAAATGGCGGCAGATCCTACCGGTGAAGTTTCCGACTTCTTCGGTGTATATGATCCTGCAACTGGTCTCGCACTTCGCGGAACTTTCATCATTAACCCCGATGGCGTTTTGGTTTCTTCCGAAGTCAATTTCTACAATGTTGGCCGTAATGCTGATGAGCTTCTTCGTAAAGTTGAAGCAAATGTATATCTCAAAGATCACCCGGCTGAAGCTTGCCCTGCTAAGTGGACTCCAGGTGATAAGACACTGACTCCTTCCGAAAAGCTTGTAGGTAAAGTCTACGAAGAGCTTAACGGAAAATAG
- a CDS encoding insulinase family protein, translated as MTNLYGFNEISRETLTELNGEVVIYEHEKTGGRVLSVINGDENKTFGISFRTPPADSTGLPHILEHSVLCGSRKYPVKEPFVELLKCSLQTFLNAMTYPDKTVYPVASPNEQDFRNLVGVYLDAVFFPNLTPNTLMQEGWHYVPEEDGKLTYKGVVFNEMKGAYSSPDSLLYEHTQHSLFPDITYGLDSGGNPEVIPNLTFEDFMNFHGKYYHPSNSYAFFYGDDDPSHRLKMLGEYFDQFEKIDPQSEIGIQKPFDKPVVVEEKYAASDDGDQKAMFTLNFGLGHERDARIDLELEILEEVLIGLPSSPLRKALNDSELGEDLAGVGLENELRQLYFSTGLKGIEAADAPKIEKLIFSTFSDLIKNGIDKEDIEAALNTIEFDLRENNTGSYPRGLSVMITAMTSWLYDADPLEHVRYEKPIADLKARLANGEKIFEELIQKHFIGNNYRSTVLMTPDTQVGPDREKREEVQLEKARAAMSDDEFKAVVNKADELQKEQEAPDSPEALDSIPRLKVADLAKEGIEIVSEKKGELLYHELDTNGILYMDLAFDFSGLPDRLLPYLPVFGRTLLQTGTKSTDFVTMTRRMAAKTGGISPASIVATKHGTDETFSRFVLRAKATAERTGDLLEILSELILEANLDNRERVRQIVLESKARMEQQLIPSGHMIAAVRMKARFSEAGFINEQMSGISNLLFLRELADRVENDFASVVADLEEIRATILNQANLLTNVTLDGKAYNAISSDLSALSSGLLTGTATTAKRNRLQYEKMEGLCIPAQVNYVAKGANVYEHGYKYSGAAQVVSKYLRTGYLWDKVRVQGGAYGSFSMFDRTAGNLSFVSYRDPNLTRTLDTYDGVSDYLRKIELNNDELEKAVLGGVGDIDTYMLPDSKGYTSMVRHLSGESAEFRQELREQVLATSENDFHLFAEAAQSVADHGDVVVLGSRKAMEESDLDLKLVDVL; from the coding sequence ATGACCAATCTTTATGGATTCAATGAAATATCTCGCGAGACTCTGACTGAGCTTAACGGCGAGGTCGTTATATACGAACATGAAAAAACAGGCGGCAGAGTTCTTTCTGTAATTAATGGAGATGAAAACAAGACTTTCGGAATCAGTTTCCGAACTCCTCCGGCAGACAGCACAGGGCTTCCCCATATTCTTGAACACTCAGTTCTTTGTGGATCGCGCAAATATCCTGTGAAGGAACCTTTTGTAGAATTGCTTAAATGCTCGCTGCAAACTTTCCTTAACGCCATGACCTACCCTGATAAGACCGTATACCCTGTTGCAAGCCCCAACGAGCAGGACTTCCGAAACTTGGTAGGTGTTTACCTTGATGCAGTTTTCTTCCCAAATCTCACTCCAAATACTTTGATGCAGGAAGGCTGGCATTACGTTCCTGAAGAGGACGGTAAACTCACCTATAAAGGTGTCGTCTTTAACGAAATGAAGGGAGCGTACTCCTCACCGGACAGCCTTTTATATGAACACACACAGCATTCACTTTTCCCGGACATCACTTATGGTCTGGATTCAGGCGGTAACCCCGAAGTTATACCAAATTTAACTTTCGAAGATTTCATGAATTTCCATGGAAAATACTACCACCCTTCCAACTCATACGCCTTTTTCTATGGTGATGATGACCCTTCCCACCGGTTAAAAATGCTTGGCGAATACTTTGACCAGTTTGAAAAGATTGATCCACAATCAGAGATTGGAATTCAAAAACCTTTCGACAAACCAGTTGTTGTGGAAGAAAAATACGCCGCGTCCGATGATGGCGACCAGAAAGCCATGTTCACCTTAAACTTCGGCCTAGGTCATGAACGCGACGCTCGCATTGATCTTGAGCTTGAAATTTTAGAGGAAGTCCTTATCGGACTGCCTTCATCACCACTACGCAAGGCTTTAAATGATTCCGAACTTGGCGAAGACCTTGCCGGAGTCGGTCTTGAAAATGAACTACGCCAACTTTACTTTTCGACAGGCTTGAAAGGTATTGAAGCGGCGGACGCACCAAAGATTGAAAAGCTAATCTTCTCCACATTCAGCGACCTCATAAAAAATGGAATTGACAAAGAAGACATTGAAGCGGCTCTCAATACTATTGAGTTTGATCTTCGCGAAAACAACACAGGTTCATACCCACGCGGTCTATCTGTAATGATCACAGCCATGACTTCATGGTTGTACGACGCTGATCCACTCGAGCATGTCCGCTACGAAAAGCCAATTGCGGATCTCAAAGCTAGACTCGCAAACGGTGAGAAGATCTTCGAAGAACTTATTCAAAAACATTTCATAGGCAACAATTACCGCTCCACCGTTCTGATGACTCCTGACACTCAGGTCGGACCAGACAGAGAAAAACGCGAAGAAGTTCAGCTCGAAAAAGCACGCGCGGCCATGAGCGATGACGAATTCAAAGCCGTTGTTAATAAAGCTGACGAATTACAGAAAGAGCAAGAAGCTCCAGACTCTCCTGAAGCCTTAGATTCTATCCCACGCTTAAAAGTTGCAGATCTGGCTAAAGAAGGCATTGAAATTGTCTCCGAGAAAAAAGGCGAACTGCTTTATCACGAGCTAGACACTAACGGCATCTTATACATGGATTTAGCTTTTGATTTCTCTGGCTTACCAGATAGATTACTGCCTTACCTCCCCGTATTCGGGCGCACCCTTCTGCAAACAGGTACAAAATCTACCGATTTCGTAACCATGACCAGACGCATGGCGGCCAAGACTGGCGGAATTTCACCAGCTTCAATTGTTGCCACAAAACATGGCACAGATGAAACTTTCTCCCGCTTTGTTCTCCGTGCCAAGGCAACAGCAGAAAGAACTGGCGATTTGCTAGAAATACTCAGCGAGCTTATCCTTGAAGCAAATCTCGATAATCGCGAACGCGTTCGCCAAATCGTACTGGAATCAAAAGCCCGCATGGAGCAACAGCTCATCCCATCTGGCCACATGATTGCTGCCGTCCGCATGAAAGCAAGATTTAGTGAAGCAGGATTCATCAACGAACAGATGAGCGGTATATCCAATCTGCTATTCTTAAGAGAACTGGCTGATCGGGTAGAGAATGATTTCGCGTCAGTTGTTGCAGACCTCGAAGAGATTCGCGCAACAATACTGAATCAGGCGAATTTGCTTACCAACGTCACTCTGGACGGAAAAGCATACAACGCTATAAGCTCAGATCTAAGCGCACTATCTTCCGGCCTCCTAACCGGAACCGCAACCACAGCCAAACGCAATCGCCTGCAATACGAAAAAATGGAAGGACTATGCATCCCGGCGCAGGTCAATTACGTTGCTAAAGGGGCTAACGTCTACGAGCACGGTTACAAGTATTCCGGGGCCGCACAGGTTGTCAGCAAATACTTACGCACAGGCTACCTCTGGGATAAAGTCCGCGTACAGGGCGGAGCTTACGGATCGTTCTCCATGTTCGACCGCACAGCCGGAAATCTCAGCTTCGTTTCCTACCGCGACCCAAATTTGACCCGCACATTAGACACATATGACGGGGTTAGCGACTATCTCAGAAAAATTGAGCTAAATAACGATGAGCTTGAAAAAGCAGTATTAGGCGGAGTTGGAGATATTGATACCTACATGCTCCCAGATTCTAAAGGATACACCTCAATGGTTCGCCATTTAAGTGGGGAAAGTGCAGAGTTCAGACAGGAACTGCGCGAACAAGTGCTCGCAACCAGTGAAAATGATTTCCACCTATTTGCCGAAGCAGCGCAGTCCGTTGCAGACCACGGAGATGTTGTGGTTCTCGGTAGCAGAAAAGCCATGGAAGAATCTGATTTAGATTTGAAGTTAGTCGACGTTTTATAG
- a CDS encoding LysE family transporter: MNADALGYMAAGAALGLGAGMTPGPLLTLVLSQTLSHGFKEGAKVAFAPLLTDLPILLMSILAMSWMKAHPSMMGVISIVGAIVVALFGYDCFKTRAINLPGMNIKPGSLKKGVLANYMNPHVYIFWATVGAPTVLASSDSGMLAPILFLLGFYVCIIGSKISVAYLAGKFRSLLSSRTYLIIMRVLGLALFTFALFLLRDGLRFLGFIN, from the coding sequence ATGAATGCTGATGCTTTAGGATATATGGCCGCAGGGGCTGCTTTAGGACTTGGCGCAGGGATGACTCCCGGACCGTTGTTGACGCTTGTACTTAGTCAAACCTTGTCACACGGATTCAAAGAGGGTGCGAAGGTAGCATTTGCACCGCTTCTTACCGATCTGCCCATACTATTGATGTCAATATTAGCCATGTCGTGGATGAAGGCCCATCCTTCTATGATGGGTGTTATTTCCATCGTTGGGGCAATAGTTGTTGCTCTTTTCGGCTACGACTGTTTTAAGACCCGCGCGATAAATTTGCCGGGAATGAATATTAAGCCAGGATCGCTTAAGAAAGGGGTTCTAGCAAATTACATGAATCCGCATGTTTATATATTCTGGGCAACTGTAGGCGCACCCACTGTACTTGCCTCAAGCGATTCAGGAATGCTCGCACCGATATTATTTCTTTTAGGATTTTATGTTTGCATCATTGGTTCAAAGATATCAGTTGCATATTTAGCCGGTAAATTCCGTTCTTTGTTGTCTAGCCGCACATATTTGATAATTATGCGTGTGCTTGGACTAGCTCTTTTCACTTTCGCATTATTTTTATTGCGGGATGGATTGCGGTTTTTGGGGTTTATTAATTAA
- a CDS encoding glycosyltransferase family 4 protein: MNILFLTQSGPDLPSVRFRVLPFVERARQQGHTADWKRIPKAFHKRIAFFLSIPKGTVIIIQKKLLTGFQLSILKNRSLALVFDFDDALWTSHPSSSAGPRRDKSEKRDAALLENICSKVDLVIAGNNYLRDRIKSFNPNIEIIPTPLDTDKYVPSESRLENKKIIVGWMGTSCNLFFLPEVFKELADKMREPNLYVVSDKPLPPSIADLADFEKWSGEAEVQQLQKMDVGLMPLTDDEYTRGKCGFKILQYMACGAVPLASDVGFNREIIEHGINGFLIKEQSEWGKYVNLLTVDPDLRCKMAKEARKTVVDRFSLAPLADKMLARIETIIPKKPY; encoded by the coding sequence TTGAATATTTTGTTTCTGACCCAATCAGGCCCTGATCTTCCGAGTGTCCGCTTTCGCGTGCTTCCTTTTGTAGAGCGTGCAAGGCAGCAAGGCCATACAGCAGATTGGAAACGAATTCCTAAAGCTTTTCACAAGAGAATAGCTTTTTTTCTGAGTATCCCTAAGGGTACAGTCATAATCATTCAAAAAAAATTACTCACAGGATTTCAGCTATCTATACTTAAAAATAGATCGCTAGCTCTTGTATTCGATTTTGACGATGCCTTATGGACTTCTCACCCGAGTTCATCGGCCGGACCGAGGCGCGATAAGTCGGAAAAACGAGACGCGGCCCTGCTTGAAAACATTTGCAGCAAGGTTGATCTTGTGATCGCCGGAAATAACTATCTTCGGGATCGGATAAAGAGCTTCAATCCCAATATTGAAATTATTCCAACACCTCTTGATACAGATAAATACGTTCCTTCTGAGTCCCGACTAGAGAATAAAAAAATAATCGTTGGCTGGATGGGAACCTCCTGCAACCTCTTTTTCCTCCCTGAAGTGTTTAAGGAGCTTGCAGATAAGATGAGAGAGCCTAACCTTTATGTTGTCTCCGACAAACCTCTACCTCCAAGCATTGCCGACCTGGCCGATTTTGAAAAGTGGTCCGGAGAGGCTGAAGTCCAGCAGCTTCAAAAGATGGACGTAGGGCTTATGCCCCTTACCGATGACGAGTACACCAGAGGAAAATGCGGGTTTAAAATATTACAGTATATGGCATGCGGAGCAGTCCCACTCGCCTCTGATGTAGGTTTCAACAGAGAAATTATTGAGCACGGCATAAACGGCTTTCTTATTAAAGAGCAGAGCGAATGGGGAAAATATGTAAATCTGCTTACTGTTGACCCGGATTTACGGTGCAAAATGGCAAAAGAGGCCCGTAAAACTGTCGTTGACCGTTTCAGTTTAGCTCCCCTTGCCGACAAGATGCTTGCGAGAATTGAAACGATTATCCCCAAGAAGCCTTATTAA
- a CDS encoding flagellar biosynthesis anti-sigma factor FlgM, giving the protein MSFDNIYGDNFRAACGFSSEKEDSSMHKEDVAERRKMVQSLKEQIRAGTYRPTIGEIAISLVKGRLKSKSA; this is encoded by the coding sequence ATGAGTTTTGACAATATATATGGAGATAATTTTCGGGCAGCCTGCGGCTTCTCATCCGAAAAAGAAGACTCTTCTATGCATAAGGAAGATGTGGCGGAACGGAGAAAAATGGTTCAGAGCTTAAAAGAGCAAATTCGGGCCGGAACATATAGACCAACCATCGGAGAAATTGCCATAAGCCTTGTCAAAGGCCGGCTCAAGAGCAAAAGCGCTTAA
- a CDS encoding ChbG/HpnK family deacetylase codes for MFVVINVDDLGLHPAVRRAVDTLASAGVVTSSTMLANGPDLSESVLLQDTHPSLGLGAHLNLLRGKPISNPDHIPSLVDDDGLMFGNYTSLLVRYLTGQIKLTEVEAEWSAQIEYLLDHKVRLTHFDSEKHIHAWPGLFGLAGKLARKYGVGWIRKPAEKTSISRLDKGMLRTRFLKTCLYGSKSFDDPRTPCSVWGIADQKDQLDPLLFEKYVDTYRPKIVEIVCHPGEPEKGDGPLPSDFGPMRVEYQWKEELNSLSQKGWLKIFENIGAIPVNYGQLDPRTGVLK; via the coding sequence ATGTTTGTTGTAATCAATGTGGATGATCTAGGACTGCACCCTGCTGTGCGACGCGCAGTAGACACCTTAGCTAGTGCAGGAGTCGTTACGTCTTCTACCATGCTGGCTAACGGACCTGATTTATCGGAATCTGTTCTGCTCCAAGACACTCATCCCTCACTTGGACTGGGAGCGCACCTTAACTTGCTGCGCGGTAAACCCATATCCAATCCCGATCATATTCCAAGTCTCGTTGACGATGACGGTCTTATGTTCGGAAACTACACCTCTCTCCTTGTGCGCTACCTGACGGGACAAATTAAGCTCACCGAAGTTGAAGCTGAATGGTCCGCGCAAATTGAATATCTACTTGATCACAAGGTACGCCTTACCCATTTTGACAGTGAAAAACATATCCACGCATGGCCGGGACTCTTTGGACTTGCCGGAAAGCTTGCCCGGAAGTACGGTGTCGGCTGGATTCGAAAGCCAGCAGAGAAAACGTCTATCAGCCGTTTAGATAAAGGAATGCTGCGCACTCGTTTCTTAAAGACATGCCTTTATGGAAGCAAATCATTTGATGATCCACGCACACCTTGCTCAGTGTGGGGAATAGCTGACCAGAAAGATCAACTGGATCCGCTACTTTTTGAAAAGTACGTTGATACTTATAGACCGAAAATTGTTGAAATCGTATGTCACCCCGGTGAACCGGAAAAAGGGGACGGCCCCCTGCCCTCAGATTTCGGCCCCATGCGCGTTGAATATCAGTGGAAAGAAGAACTTAACTCGCTATCTCAAAAGGGATGGCTTAAAATATTTGAAAACATCGGAGCAATACCTGTAAATTACGGGCAACTTGATCCTAGAACCGGAGTACTTAAATAA
- a CDS encoding glycosyltransferase family 2 protein, protein MPKNAMQEIEISIVTPMHNEEGCVREFHTRMTAALSAMNTTYEILLVNDGSTDCTEDIIRELSLNDPNLKGIMLARNRGQCTAIYAGIQESLGKYVVIMDGDLQHKPEEIPSLIEEIRKGCDLVSGRRTNRGESMIKRKLPSKIANYLMRTTSGCQVQDMGGLSCLKGKLARSMTLREGQHRLIPALVYTMGGSVTEVPISAPPRFAGKSHYGIGRSIDVLFDIVMLWFQSSFKQRPIYLFGRISLLMFMVASLIMVWLLYGKVFFGIHMGTRPPFMGAILLYLSSLGFMSTGFILESLANTYEAVMGTKTYQIREVVSQGIAEIPKDTDNK, encoded by the coding sequence ATGCCGAAGAATGCAATGCAGGAAATCGAAATCAGTATCGTGACTCCAATGCACAACGAAGAAGGTTGCGTAAGAGAATTTCATACTAGGATGACCGCCGCCCTCAGCGCAATGAATACCACTTACGAAATTTTGTTAGTAAACGACGGTTCTACCGATTGCACCGAAGATATCATCCGTGAATTATCCCTTAACGATCCTAACCTGAAAGGTATAATGCTAGCCCGCAACAGAGGGCAATGCACCGCAATTTACGCAGGCATTCAAGAAAGCCTAGGAAAGTACGTCGTAATTATGGACGGAGATCTTCAGCATAAACCAGAAGAAATTCCGTCACTTATCGAAGAAATTCGCAAAGGATGTGACCTCGTATCTGGACGCAGAACCAACCGCGGCGAATCCATGATTAAGCGTAAACTGCCTAGCAAGATAGCAAACTACCTTATGCGAACCACAAGCGGATGTCAGGTTCAGGACATGGGTGGACTTTCCTGTCTTAAAGGTAAACTTGCCCGCTCCATGACTCTTCGCGAAGGGCAGCACAGACTGATTCCGGCTCTGGTATACACCATGGGCGGATCAGTGACAGAAGTACCTATCTCTGCTCCTCCCCGCTTTGCTGGGAAAAGCCATTACGGAATAGGTCGCTCCATTGACGTGCTATTTGATATCGTCATGCTCTGGTTCCAATCTTCTTTCAAACAAAGGCCTATCTACCTTTTCGGGCGCATCAGCCTGCTTATGTTTATGGTAGCGTCTCTCATCATGGTATGGTTGCTGTACGGCAAAGTTTTCTTTGGCATACACATGGGAACACGCCCCCCATTCATGGGCGCGATCCTCTTATACCTCAGCTCTCTCGGATTTATGTCCACAGGATTTATCCTCGAGTCTCTAGCGAATACTTACGAAGCAGTGATGGGTACTAAAACCTATCAAATACGTGAGGTTGTTTCACAGGGTATTGCGGAGATTCCTAAAGATACTGACAATAAATAG
- a CDS encoding OmpA family protein, with the protein MSDDFVLKKKSKDNNDLGWALTLADMMMLLLCFFVMLIGIADIDESKYENVSDSLASAMGVKIPPKGESQVKSETVEDAPVARRTISREQRNLFAMQLEMSRLVGKETDALKIKLRADSVAIVLKGDVFFGLGKADLTSRASKVLARIAPTLAKSPYDIVVEGHSDNIPMSSKQFPSNWELSSARASAVARFLITNGFDKSRLTVQGLADTSPMWPNMDENGRVIPGNQRRNRRVTLLIYPPKKAAEKPSESIFN; encoded by the coding sequence ATGTCTGACGATTTCGTACTGAAGAAAAAGAGCAAAGATAACAATGATCTCGGCTGGGCGTTAACGCTGGCTGATATGATGATGTTACTTTTGTGCTTTTTTGTAATGTTAATCGGTATCGCTGACATTGACGAAAGCAAATATGAAAATGTGTCCGATTCTTTAGCAAGTGCTATGGGCGTTAAAATTCCACCTAAAGGTGAGTCTCAGGTTAAATCTGAAACAGTAGAAGATGCACCTGTTGCACGCAGAACAATCAGCCGTGAACAGAGAAATCTTTTTGCAATGCAACTCGAAATGTCCCGTCTAGTAGGTAAAGAAACTGACGCTCTGAAAATTAAACTCAGGGCCGATTCTGTAGCCATAGTGCTCAAGGGTGATGTGTTTTTTGGGCTGGGTAAGGCAGACTTAACTAGCCGAGCCAGCAAGGTACTCGCTAGAATTGCTCCGACTCTTGCCAAATCTCCTTACGATATAGTTGTGGAAGGCCATTCAGATAATATACCTATGAGTTCCAAACAGTTCCCCTCAAACTGGGAGCTTTCTTCCGCGAGAGCAAGTGCCGTCGCAAGATTTCTGATTACGAACGGCTTCGATAAAAGCAGACTGACAGTTCAAGGCTTGGCAGACACAAGCCCCATGTGGCCCAATATGGACGAAAACGGCAGGGTTATTCCTGGCAATCAACGACGCAATCGGCGTGTAACTCTTTTGATATATCCACCAAAGAAGGCGGCTGAAAAACCGTCCGAATCAATTTTCAATTAA